From Rana temporaria chromosome 7, aRanTem1.1, whole genome shotgun sequence, the proteins below share one genomic window:
- the DNAL4 gene encoding dynein light chain 4, axonemal isoform X1, whose translation MDWHRIIAGSVSVGDHAENSVYSECCNGKGKKGMADPGEGKKDEADYKRMHSFPLIRHTDMPEEMRVETMELCVTACEKFASNNESAAKMIKETMDKKFGSSWHVVIGEGFGFEITHEVKNLLYMFFGGSLAICVWKCS comes from the exons ATGGACTGGCACAGGATTATTGCTGGATCAGTGAGTGTGGGGGACCATGCTGAAAATTCA GTATACAGTGAGTGCTGCAAcggtaaaggaaaaaaaggaatggCAGATCCTGGAGAAGGCAAGAAGGATGAGGCGGATTACAAGAGGATGCATAGCTTTCCTTTAATACGG CACACGGACATGCCAGAAGAAATGCGTGTAGAAACCATGGAGCTTTGTGTTACAGCCTGTGAAAAGTTTGCAAGTAATAACGAG AGTGCAGCAAAGATGATAAAAGAGACTATGGACAAGAAGTTTGGCTCATCGTGGCATGTAGTGATTGGAGAGGGTTTTGGTTTTGAGATCACACATGaagtaaaaaaccttctctaCATGTTCTTTGGGGGAAGTCTGGCTATTTGTGTCTGGAAGTGCTCATGA
- the DNAL4 gene encoding dynein light chain 4, axonemal isoform X2 yields MADPGEGKKDEADYKRMHSFPLIRHTDMPEEMRVETMELCVTACEKFASNNESAAKMIKETMDKKFGSSWHVVIGEGFGFEITHEVKNLLYMFFGGSLAICVWKCS; encoded by the exons atggCAGATCCTGGAGAAGGCAAGAAGGATGAGGCGGATTACAAGAGGATGCATAGCTTTCCTTTAATACGG CACACGGACATGCCAGAAGAAATGCGTGTAGAAACCATGGAGCTTTGTGTTACAGCCTGTGAAAAGTTTGCAAGTAATAACGAG AGTGCAGCAAAGATGATAAAAGAGACTATGGACAAGAAGTTTGGCTCATCGTGGCATGTAGTGATTGGAGAGGGTTTTGGTTTTGAGATCACACATGaagtaaaaaaccttctctaCATGTTCTTTGGGGGAAGTCTGGCTATTTGTGTCTGGAAGTGCTCATGA